Proteins encoded by one window of Musa acuminata AAA Group cultivar baxijiao chromosome BXJ2-9, Cavendish_Baxijiao_AAA, whole genome shotgun sequence:
- the LOC135622512 gene encoding uncharacterized protein LOC135622512 isoform X2, with protein sequence MGVEAQNVNAAAELFKKANDILGYDLLDVCANGPKEKLDSTVISQPAIYVTSLAAVEVLRARDGGQDIINSVDVTCGLSLGEYTALAFAGAFSFEDGLKLVKLRGEAMQDAADAAKSAMVSVIGLDSEKVQLLCDAANEEVDDQNKVQIANFLCPGNYAVSGGVKGVEAVEAKAKSFKARMTVRLAVAGAFHTNFMEPAVSRLEAALATTEIRTPRIPVISNVDAQPHSDPDTIKKILAQQVTTPVQWELTLKTLLNKGLKKSYELGPGKVIAGILKRMDKSADLENIGA encoded by the exons ATGGGGGTGGAAGCTCAGAATGTGAATGCTGCTGCTGAATTGTTTAAGAAAGCAAATGATATACTTGG TTATGATCTCTTGGATGTTTGTGCCAATGGGCCAAAAGAAAAGCTTGATTCAACAGTAATAAGCCAG CCAGCCATATATGTTACCAGTCTAGCTGCAGTTGAAGTATTGCGGGCACGTGATGGGGGTCAGGATATAATCAATTCTGTAGATGTCACTTGTGGCTTGAGCTTGGGAGAATATACAGCCCTTGCATTTGCTGGTGCATTCAG TTTTGAGGATGGTCTCAAGCTTGTCAAGTTAAGAGGAGAAGCAATGCAG GATGCAGCTGATGCTGCTAAAAGTGCTATGGTCAGTGTCATCGGACTGGACTCTGAAAAGGTGCAGCTGTTATGTGATGCTGCTAACGAAGAAGTTGATGACCAAAATAAAGTTCAGATCGCAAACTTTTTATGTCCA GGTAATTATGCTGTTTCTGGTGGTGTGAAGGGAGTTGAAGCAGTGGAAGCTAAGGCAAAGTCTTTTAAGGCTCGGATGACG GTACGCCTTGCTGTTGCTGGTGCTTTTCATACCAACTTTATGGAACCGGCTGTCTCCAGATTAGAAGCTGCACTCGCAACAACAGAAATCAGAACGCCAAGGATTCCAGTTATATCAAATGTGGATGCCCAGCCACACTCGGATCCTGATACGATCAAAAAAATTTTGGCACAACAG GTGACGACTCCTGTGCAATGGGAACTGACGCTGAAGACTCTGTTAAACAAAGGGTTGAAGAAAAGCTATGAGTTGGGACCTGGAAAG GTTATCGCAGGAATCTTGAAAAGGATGGATAAATCGGCTGATCTTGAGAACATTGGTGCTTGA